DNA sequence from the Treponema sp. OMZ 838 genome:
GCAAACAGAGAAAAACATCCCAGTATAATTCCCAAAATCGGTAGCTGATGCCGCTCACTATACATAAGAACGGAGGCCGCACCGATACACAGCAGCATCACTGCGTATCCAACCCGTGTTCCGGGTGAAAGGAGCGAAAAGGTGAAAATATCGCTTCGGTTTTTTTTAGGCAACAACGGTTTATCCATGATTACGCTTCCGATTATACCGAGCTAAAAGACCGATACCGATGAGACCGCCTGCAATCATCATAAAGCAAAAGACTTGTCCGGTAGAAATATTTTTGAACGAGCTAAAAAGATAGATATTTGCCTCGTCCGCAGCAGCGGCAATCCGGAAGCCCAGCTCATAATCGGGTTGTCGGAAGTATTCGATGAAAAAACGGACAAGCCCGTACCCGATGGTGTAGAAACAAAATAAAAAGCCGTTAAACGGTTTTTTATTGCGTACCAGCCATACTGCAATCCAGAGGAGTACTCCTTCAAAAAGTGCCTCATACAGCTGGCTTGGGTGGCGGGGTAGGTTGACATATTGAGCTCCTTCTTGTATGGCGACTCCTGCTTTTGCCGCAAACTCCCGTACCCATGCTTCTTTGACCGGGAAGCAGTCGTACAGTGGCACCGACGGAAAGAGCATACCGATGGGACTTGTTGTGATGCGCCCGTAGAGTTCGCCGTTAAAAAAGTTTCCAAGCCTTCCGAAGGTGTAGCCGAGCGGTATTCCTGCTGCTGCGGTATCCGCCCATGCAAAAAAGTCCTGCTTATGCCGCTTTGTCCACAGAAAGGCACCTAAGAAGCAGCCGATAAAACCTCCGTGGTACGACATCCCTTGCAGCCCCGTCCATTCTCTTGTTTGGGAAAACGGCCAAAAGATCAACCACGGTTTTTGCCAATAAAGCCATTCCGGTTCATATACCAGCGTTGCAAAAATGCGGGCGCCGAGCATCAGCCCAAAAAGCGACCAGGTAAAAAAGTCGATGATATCTTCATTCGTGATAGGCTTTTCGCTTTTTGCGTACCGTTGTAACTCGCCTTTATTAACCTGTACCTTAAACAGCATGAAAGCTATCGCAAACGCAACGAGGTACATAAACCCGTACCATCGTAAAAAGGGAAAGCCCGGAATAATCTCCGGTTGTATCCACGACGGATATTGAATAGCACAAATCATAAAAATACCTCTTATTCCGCCGTAAATTCGACTTTATCTTCAATTTGCTTACAGACTATTCTGCCCTGTTTTGAATCAAAGGTGAATATGACATGAGAAGCCGGTTCGCGTACCTCGTAATATCTGCCGTGACTTTCCAAAATAACGCCGGGGTACACCGTGCCGGTTACC
Encoded proteins:
- the lgt gene encoding prolipoprotein diacylglyceryl transferase, whose translation is MICAIQYPSWIQPEIIPGFPFLRWYGFMYLVAFAIAFMLFKVQVNKGELQRYAKSEKPITNEDIIDFFTWSLFGLMLGARIFATLVYEPEWLYWQKPWLIFWPFSQTREWTGLQGMSYHGGFIGCFLGAFLWTKRHKQDFFAWADTAAAGIPLGYTFGRLGNFFNGELYGRITTSPIGMLFPSVPLYDCFPVKEAWVREFAAKAGVAIQEGAQYVNLPRHPSQLYEALFEGVLLWIAVWLVRNKKPFNGFLFCFYTIGYGLVRFFIEYFRQPDYELGFRIAAAADEANIYLFSSFKNISTGQVFCFMMIAGGLIGIGLLARYNRKRNHG